The proteins below come from a single Prolixibacter sp. NT017 genomic window:
- a CDS encoding TrkH family potassium uptake protein — protein MGLLLVVEAAAMIVALLVAIGYGGPDVNSFLYAVGITTVSGGILFLLGRKSSNHIAKRDGYIIVTLTWIVFSLFGSLPFMIGGFIPSFTNAFFETMSGFTTTGSSILTDIEALPHGILFWRSMTQWLGGMGIIVLSLAILPALGIGGMQLFVAEVPGPTPDKLHPRIKQTAKRLWGIYVLFTALETILLYIGKMPLFDAVCHSFTTMATGGYSTKQASVAYFTSPYIQYVIIIFMFLAGTNFALSYLALNGKLKKAWANEEFRWYGFFILFFTAIITLGLMRNTNTGFEHSFRESLFQVVSIITTTGYATADYLKWPAIMTVFLFSLFFFGGSAGSTGGSIKIVRIVLLLKNSWYELRRLIHPNAVIPVRFNQRTVSDQIMLNVLAFFMIYVLVFFGSVVVYTFIEPDLSSAIGAVATSLGNIGPGLGNVGPAENFYHVPAFGKWFLSFLMLLGRLELFTILILFTPSFWKN, from the coding sequence ATGGGATTGCTTCTCGTTGTAGAAGCAGCAGCCATGATTGTTGCACTCCTGGTGGCGATTGGTTACGGTGGCCCGGATGTAAATTCTTTTCTTTACGCGGTAGGAATTACAACTGTTTCCGGCGGCATTCTCTTTCTACTCGGAAGAAAAAGTTCCAATCATATTGCCAAGCGCGATGGCTATATTATCGTCACGTTAACCTGGATCGTATTTTCCCTTTTCGGAAGCCTCCCTTTCATGATCGGAGGTTTTATTCCTTCGTTCACCAACGCTTTTTTTGAAACCATGTCGGGATTTACCACGACAGGTTCATCGATTCTGACGGATATTGAGGCACTTCCTCATGGAATACTGTTCTGGCGCAGCATGACACAGTGGCTCGGCGGTATGGGAATCATTGTTCTTTCTCTGGCCATCCTTCCTGCTCTTGGAATTGGAGGGATGCAGCTGTTTGTGGCGGAAGTTCCCGGTCCTACTCCGGACAAATTGCATCCGCGAATTAAGCAAACAGCCAAGCGTTTGTGGGGAATTTACGTACTCTTCACCGCTCTGGAAACCATACTTCTGTACATCGGAAAAATGCCGTTATTCGATGCGGTTTGCCACTCCTTTACCACGATGGCCACCGGAGGATATTCGACCAAACAAGCCAGCGTTGCCTATTTTACTTCGCCTTACATTCAGTATGTCATCATCATATTTATGTTCCTGGCGGGAACCAACTTTGCATTGTCCTATCTTGCCCTTAACGGGAAATTGAAGAAAGCCTGGGCGAATGAAGAGTTTCGGTGGTATGGATTTTTCATCCTCTTTTTTACGGCCATCATCACGCTGGGTTTGATGCGAAATACCAACACCGGGTTCGAGCATTCCTTCCGGGAATCTCTTTTCCAGGTAGTTTCGATCATCACAACCACCGGTTATGCAACAGCCGATTACCTGAAATGGCCTGCAATTATGACCGTCTTTCTCTTTTCGCTTTTCTTCTTTGGAGGTTCTGCGGGGTCAACAGGAGGTAGTATCAAAATTGTGCGTATCGTGCTGCTTTTGAAAAACAGCTGGTACGAGCTACGGCGGCTCATTCATCCCAATGCGGTGATTCCTGTCAGGTTTAATCAGCGGACGGTTTCCGACCAGATTATGCTGAACGTTCTGGCCTTTTTCATGATTTACGTACTGGTCTTTTTCGGAAGTGTCGTTGTTTACACGTTTATCGAACCCGATCTGAGCTCAGCGATTGGAGCTGTCGCCACCAGCCTCGGCAATATTGGCCCGGGATTGGGCAACGTAGGGCCAGCTGAGAATTTCTATCACGTTCCCGCTTTCGGAAAATGGTTCCTCTCCTTCCTGATGTTATTAGGACGACTGGAGTTGTTCACCATCCTGATTCTGTTCACTCCCTCTTTCTGGAAGAACTAA
- the trkA gene encoding Trk system potassium transporter TrkA, which translates to MKIVIAGAGEVGTHLAKMLSKEDHDIVLLDDNEEKLNNISSMLDVLTVIGAAISVSDLKETGVQHADLFIAVTPYEERNIVACQLAKHLGAGKTVARIDNQEFLFPQNREYFASLGIDELIYPEHLAAKEIVTYLKQTSTRLIHEFSGGKLILFGVKIRSNNKIVGKTLRELAQEKEEFRAVAITRESETIIPHGDDKILIGDIVFFVSNPTTVPSILEKAGKKKFEVKNVMILGGSRIGMKTAMRLGEHFNVKLIEQDKARSLKVAEKANKALVIHGDGRDMDLLKTEGIDQMDAFIAVTGNSETNILSCQLAKKVGVKRTIAEVENIDYIDFAERIGIGGVINKKLLAASYIYRFTLNAEVSHVKCLTASDAEVLEFIVKKDSLVTRKAIHELSFPENATIGGYIRQDQGYIANGDTKFVEGDKVVVFTLPSALKKLSKFFK; encoded by the coding sequence ATGAAAATTGTAATTGCCGGTGCCGGTGAGGTGGGAACACACCTCGCTAAAATGTTATCTAAAGAAGATCACGATATTGTCCTGCTGGACGACAACGAGGAAAAACTGAACAATATTTCCTCCATGCTCGATGTACTGACGGTGATTGGAGCAGCAATATCGGTTAGCGATCTCAAGGAAACCGGCGTTCAGCATGCCGACTTGTTCATTGCGGTAACGCCCTATGAAGAGCGTAACATTGTGGCCTGTCAGTTGGCCAAACACCTTGGGGCCGGTAAAACGGTCGCCCGTATTGATAATCAGGAATTTCTTTTTCCTCAAAATAGAGAATACTTCGCTAGTCTGGGAATCGACGAATTAATCTACCCGGAACATCTGGCTGCAAAAGAAATTGTCACCTACCTGAAGCAGACCAGTACGCGCTTGATTCATGAGTTTTCGGGCGGAAAATTGATTCTGTTCGGAGTAAAGATTCGTAGCAATAACAAAATTGTTGGTAAAACGCTTCGTGAGTTAGCTCAGGAGAAAGAGGAGTTCAGAGCAGTAGCCATCACTCGTGAATCGGAAACCATCATCCCTCACGGAGATGATAAAATACTAATTGGAGACATCGTCTTCTTTGTATCTAATCCAACCACGGTCCCATCCATTCTTGAAAAAGCCGGAAAGAAAAAGTTCGAGGTAAAGAATGTGATGATTCTCGGTGGAAGCCGGATTGGTATGAAAACAGCCATGCGACTGGGCGAGCATTTCAATGTAAAGCTAATCGAACAGGATAAAGCCCGCAGCCTGAAAGTTGCTGAGAAAGCGAACAAAGCCCTCGTTATTCACGGTGACGGTCGTGACATGGATCTGCTGAAGACCGAAGGAATCGACCAGATGGATGCTTTTATTGCCGTAACGGGAAATTCCGAAACGAATATTCTTTCCTGCCAGCTGGCGAAGAAAGTAGGTGTTAAACGTACCATTGCTGAAGTCGAGAACATCGATTACATCGATTTTGCCGAGCGGATTGGCATTGGCGGTGTGATTAACAAAAAGCTGCTGGCAGCATCTTATATTTATCGTTTTACATTGAATGCCGAAGTGTCGCATGTTAAATGCCTGACGGCATCAGATGCGGAAGTTCTCGAATTCATCGTGAAAAAAGATTCGCTGGTGACCCGGAAAGCCATTCATGAACTAAGTTTCCCGGAAAATGCAACCATCGGTGGATACATCCGGCAGGACCAGGGGTATATTGCCAACGGCGATACCAAATTCGTGGAAGGTGACAAAGTGGTTGTTTTCACCCTTCCTTCAGCATTGAAGAAACTTTCGAAATTTTTTAAATAG
- a CDS encoding ComEC/Rec2 family competence protein, with product MTSLTDHLRRIPFFRFLLPFVAGILAGYSIEGLQLLTGLAGLTILFLLLVTFRRTGYRTAPLFGTLLYFFLFIFGWYWHQQRQYQPKSIPDKTSHFAVVAGFPEKKANSFKTILQLLPEKQNILTYLEKDSTAANLIPGQVIAFHRQPTAIEPPSNPGEFNYRAYMLRHHITHRLYLRTKDYFITTGKVGLNLQQKALIVREHFLSIFERYGFSGDEMSILSALVLGDRENIDPEIKSDFANSGAIHILAVSGLHVGIIYFVFSFLLKLLKKYRKGRLARLFVLLAVIWIYAFITGLSPSVQRAATMFSFIAIGENVNRQNNIYNTLAASAFLLLLVNPNLLFEVGFQLSYAAVLSIVFFQPLIYHTIYISNWWLDKVWGLLTVSLAAQIGVSPLSIYYFHQFPVYFWLTNLFAIPLTTLIIYAAFLLLTLSFIPFIGKAIALLLHILVKALLASVWTVNTLPGAVIPKISFTAPMLLTSFLVIIFLTLFIIRKQKIFLQLILVSFIILAGITTINKYRILTQRKIVFFHVPRKTLIAAVHGKSIVWISSEDSVITRQKMSIYMKPFEQLHGIKSSVIIPLSGKSAQQFPFLKKKNNMINFAGMKIWSPEKAELTEFMPPTDLIYLHEIYRKEIAKFEAKESPVAQLVTNTPLFSDKRLENEEKSNMLPKNIHSLPDKGALSANILISDKNKKSGIKIGYITH from the coding sequence ATGACCAGCCTGACTGACCATCTTCGTCGAATTCCTTTCTTCCGTTTTCTCCTTCCATTCGTCGCCGGAATTCTGGCGGGTTATTCCATTGAAGGCCTCCAATTATTAACTGGCCTCGCCGGGCTCACTATTCTTTTTCTCTTACTAGTAACATTTCGTCGAACGGGCTACAGGACAGCGCCTTTGTTCGGTACTCTCCTCTATTTTTTCCTGTTCATTTTCGGATGGTACTGGCACCAGCAACGACAATATCAGCCAAAATCGATACCAGACAAAACAAGCCATTTTGCCGTTGTTGCCGGTTTCCCGGAAAAAAAAGCGAACTCATTCAAAACCATTTTGCAACTCCTTCCCGAAAAGCAAAACATATTAACCTACCTGGAAAAAGATTCAACAGCAGCGAACCTGATTCCAGGGCAGGTAATCGCCTTTCATCGTCAGCCGACAGCTATCGAGCCGCCGAGCAATCCCGGCGAATTCAATTACCGGGCCTACATGCTCAGACATCATATTACGCACCGACTTTACCTCCGGACGAAAGATTATTTCATCACTACGGGAAAAGTAGGATTAAATCTCCAGCAAAAAGCGCTGATCGTCCGGGAACATTTCCTAAGCATATTTGAACGATATGGCTTCTCCGGCGACGAAATGAGTATATTATCGGCGTTGGTATTGGGCGATCGCGAAAATATCGATCCGGAAATAAAATCAGATTTCGCCAACTCGGGCGCGATTCACATTCTGGCGGTATCGGGCTTGCACGTGGGAATTATCTACTTCGTTTTCAGCTTTCTGCTCAAATTACTAAAAAAATATCGAAAAGGTCGTTTAGCCCGGCTGTTCGTTTTGCTTGCAGTTATCTGGATTTACGCTTTCATTACCGGTTTGTCTCCTTCTGTTCAGCGAGCGGCCACCATGTTTTCATTCATTGCCATTGGCGAAAACGTCAACCGGCAGAACAACATTTACAACACGCTCGCTGCATCAGCATTTTTGCTGTTACTCGTGAATCCTAACCTACTTTTTGAGGTAGGCTTCCAACTATCGTATGCAGCAGTTCTTTCCATCGTATTCTTCCAGCCACTAATTTACCACACCATCTACATAAGCAACTGGTGGCTCGATAAAGTCTGGGGGCTACTGACAGTTTCCTTAGCCGCGCAGATTGGCGTTTCACCGCTTTCCATCTACTACTTTCATCAATTTCCCGTTTATTTCTGGTTGACCAATCTTTTCGCTATTCCGTTAACCACATTAATTATTTACGCCGCATTTCTTTTGCTTACTCTCTCATTCATTCCGTTCATCGGCAAAGCAATTGCCCTGTTACTACACATATTAGTTAAAGCCCTGCTCGCTTCTGTTTGGACAGTCAACACACTTCCCGGAGCAGTTATTCCCAAAATTTCATTCACCGCCCCTATGTTGCTCACTTCTTTTCTCGTCATCATCTTTCTCACACTGTTTATTATCAGGAAACAAAAAATTTTCCTCCAGCTGATACTGGTCTCATTCATCATCCTGGCAGGAATAACGACGATTAACAAGTATCGAATTTTAACCCAACGCAAAATCGTTTTCTTCCATGTTCCCCGAAAAACACTGATTGCCGCCGTCCACGGTAAAAGCATCGTTTGGATTTCTTCGGAAGATTCGGTAATAACCCGACAAAAAATGAGCATTTACATGAAACCCTTCGAGCAATTGCATGGTATAAAATCGTCAGTCATTATTCCTTTATCAGGAAAAAGTGCGCAGCAATTTCCATTTCTGAAAAAGAAAAACAATATGATAAACTTTGCCGGCATGAAGATTTGGAGTCCTGAAAAAGCAGAATTAACAGAGTTTATGCCGCCAACCGACCTGATTTATCTGCACGAAATCTATCGAAAGGAAATTGCAAAATTCGAGGCAAAAGAATCCCCTGTTGCACAACTTGTTACGAACACCCCATTGTTTTCTGATAAACGATTAGAAAATGAAGAAAAAAGTAATATGCTCCCGAAAAACATACACTCGCTTCCCGATAAAGGTGCGTTAAGCGCAAATATCTTGATTTCAGATAAAAACAAAAAAAGTGGCATCAAAATTGGATATATAACTCATTAA